CAACCTGTGGAGATCGAGTACCTTTCAAAGAAGGAAAAAACAAATAGATGAAAAGATTAACGAGCTGAAGGAGTGTCACTGACACTGGCGAAGCTTATGCTATGTCCCGTGGACTTGGATGAATTTGCATTTTGGCTCCTTCTTTTACTTAGGTTCTCATATACTTCCAAACACTCATTTAGTTCATGAGCAACCCTTGTCATGTTTGGTCTCTCTGTGGAAGAAGGGTTAATGCATGACACTGCTAATTCCACAGCTTTCCAAGATGAACCTGTGTCATATTCTCGTTGGAGTTTCGGATCCATAATACTTTCAATATCACCATTTGCCAGCATAGACTTGGCCCATTCCACTATGTAAGAATTTTCACGTGATTGGTCAATCACCGGTTGGCCAGTGATAATCTCCAGTAACACAATCCCAAAACTGTAAACATCACTCTTCTCCGTTAACCAATTCTTTTGATAGTATCTGCAAGAAAATACTCTGAAGatgttagatttttttgtattatttattaaacactaaataaaCATCTCTTAAACTACAATGTGAACTAGAATTTACTCGGGATCAAGATATCCAATAGTTCCAGCAACGTTTGTTGttgatatatgatttttactTCCCACAAGGAAAGATCTCGAAAGTCCAAAATCGGCAAGTTTGGCTTCAAAATGTTGTCCTAACAATATATTTGTACTTTTCACATCTCTATGAACCATTGGCGGCTTACATCCAATATGCAAATATTCAATTCCTAGTACAATGAAAACCCCATATGTTAGCTACTTATCATTAAAAAGAGTTGAAAAGGAATAtgaatatacaaaaatataacaattGGAACTAACAAAAATTGACAAACCTAGAGCAGACTCAATAGCTATTTTAAGTCTACTCCGCCAGTTTAAAACAGAGCCATCACGTTCTCCTGCCAAAATTCACCATATAGTTTTAAAACCCCTTTGATTTAGAAGAGGTAACTAACTCagtttgttttcaaaataatttaaatagtttacCTGAGAGATGTTCCTTTAAGTTCCCATTTTCCATGAACTCGTAGATTAGAGCTAAGTCATTCCCTTCATCACAATATCCGATGAGGCTAACTAGATTTACGTGGTGAACTCTTAAAAGTAGTTCAACCTAAAAATCAAGAATATAAAAGGGTAAATGATTCATGAAGTCATGATTTCCTGAAAATTTAGGGAAAGGTTTTAGTGTGATTAAGTACTTCTGTTTTGAATTCCTTATAGCCTTGAGTTGATGACTGAGAGAGAACTTTGACGGCTACTTGTTGATTATTTAGAAAACCCTGACAAACAACACCGAAGCCTCCTTTGCCAAGAACAACTTGAAAGTGATTAGTCATATTTTTGACCTCTGAATATGTAAATCTTCTGTTTTTCAATTCTAGTGATGGACGTttaactgcaaaaaaaaaataaaaattgaaggATCCATGAGTTTTCATACTTTCACAATGgatcatatatttttctaactACCTTTACAGGTTGATGGCTTTTTCCTTTTGAAAATGAAGACTAGGACCACAACAGCAATGATAATGGCCACAAAAGAAAGAGATGCACCAACAACAGCCGCCATggggaatttttttttgcatgatttACATGTCCTTAGATATCCATCAAGACTAAGGAATAAAACATTGTTGAAGACATAGGTATTGAAACAAAGTGGATGATACATAACATAAAGAGATAATCTGAAATAAGAAACCTTACGTTAGCTTTAGTCCTTCTTTTTCCCTATCAAGCAGGGCTTGAGGAATGCGGCCACTAAATTTATTTCCACTTAAGTTTCTGTGGATAATGAGGTCATTAGGAATTGATATCACAAAAAAATGTTGTGCTTTTCAGAAAACTTACAAGACCACCAATGATTTCAATATCTTGGCTAGAAATTCAGGCACTTCTCCAGTCAAGTTGTTTCTCGATAAGTCCCTGAAATTGTTAAGATAAAATGTGAAGTATTTGGTTTCCTCGTAAGAGTATAGCCAGTTTTGGTTTCTGGTTCAAAAATACTATGGGAAAAAAGGCCCATGACTCTTTGgtcatcaaaataaataaattgtgaaCCTATTTCTCgaatatgttttcttatatgGAATCATGGAGATACACGTACAATTCTTG
This DNA window, taken from Raphanus sativus cultivar WK10039 unplaced genomic scaffold, ASM80110v3 Scaffold4147, whole genome shotgun sequence, encodes the following:
- the LOC108843021 gene encoding leucine-rich repeat receptor-like serine/threonine-protein kinase At2g14510, translating into CLVKTGTSTPLISALELRPLPYDTYITRTGSLKYVDRIYFSNSEKGVRYPEDVYDRAWSSVLPVEWTQINTTLDVVDSHKDYNPPQDVIKTAAVPANASEPMTFSWTLDTSDDETYAYLYMADIQKVRNNDTREFDIIANGKVEFDPYSPMKFEVEVLFNRVPLKCEGGLCRVQLSRTRKSTLSPLMNALEIFQVIEFPQSETNQDDVSAMKNIRDTYGLNKISWQGDPCVPKQFLWSGLRCNVIDVSTPPRIVALDLSSSGLSGDIPPMIQNLTQLQELDLSRNNLTGEVPEFLAKILKSLVVLNLSGNKFSGRIPQALLDREKEGLKLTLDGYLRTCKSCKKKFPMAAVVGASLSFVAIIIAVVVLVFIFKRKKPSTCKVKRPSLELKNRRFTYSEVKNMTNHFQVVLGKGGFGVVCQGFLNNQQVAVKVLSQSSTQGYKEFKTEVELLLRVHHVNLVSLIGYCDEGNDLALIYEFMENGNLKEHLSGERDGSVLNWRSRLKIAIESALGIEYLHIGCKPPMVHRDVKSTNILLGQHFEAKLADFGLSRSFLVGSKNHISTTNVAGTIGYLDPEYYQKNWLTEKSDVYSFGIVLLEIITGQPVIDQSRENSYIVEWAKSMLANGDIESIMDPKLQREYDTGSSWKAVELAVSCINPSSTERPNMTRVAHELNECLEVYENLSKRRSQNANSSKSTGHSISFASVSDTPSAR